The genome window CGAACAGTTCTGATAACTTCATATCcacatagaaaaacaaacagtaaaaataatttcaaatgttcCTTTTTAATGACAGCGATCTGCCAAACATGTACAACCAAATCAGAGAGTTTAACAGACATATTAAGGCTATTAGCATCAGCAGAGTTTAAAGGTAAACAGTGTCCCATAAACAAAAGTGTACTGAGTGTCACATGCTTCTGGAAGAAATGCCGTAACTTGAGTAACTAGTTAATTTTCTTTGGTGTTGTGAATGTATTTGAATCCCCACTTTAGTAGGAACTTTCCTCAGTTAATACTgatgtatttacagtatctgTACATGACAGTAagtttttcttctctgctcGAAATGAATGGAACACAGCTAGTTTTAACATTTGGAGGTCACCATGCACAGCCCTAGTTTGGTGCAAAATGCTTCCCAAGTACAGCTGAGACTCATACGAAACTTCCGTGGCTAAATAAAGTCAGTGTTCTTCAAAGACACAGTGTAAATTGTAAGACGAATTTCCATCTTTTTGTTGACTAGCAGGCAGAAAGTTTAGTTCACAGTTCAGTGAGGATCTATCAGTCATTACTGCATTAAGACTGCATTAAAAAAGCTCGATTACTCCTTGAAAATAAGTGTAAGATTAGGTCTAGGTTAAAGTTGTTGTGGTTAGGGAAACTCTCTAGTAAATGAATGTATATCAATGTAATGTCGTCTGAAGTGAAATAGAATTATGCATGaatgtgtgcgcgtgtgtgtgtcagttgaGGCTCCAGATGACGGTAAGCATAGCCATGATGCCATTTAGGAGAGCGACACCATAACCCACATGGAGACCTTCACCAGATACATCTCtagaaaaaagacacacaaagacaaacactgatTCCTGTTTCTAACATACTGAAGTCGTCACTGGGAGTCACTTCAAATCCTGCATTGAACCCCTCCGGCCTCATTTGCTGTAAGAAAGATAGTAGTCTGATAGACCGTTACCTGAAATGGGCCAGTGCCAGTGGTTTTGGAAACACCATGCCACGCTGGTATGAGTCAAAGTAGGTGAGAGTCCACGAGACGATAAAGGAGGTACTTCCTACTAACAACGAGAGCACTGTAATACTCCAGAaacctgcacatacacacacacacacacacacagatacttttacatattttgaaatTAGAGCTAAATAGAAACTTGGTTATAATAGAGCCATATGTAGGTTACAAATTGATGCTGCTGATGctactgtaaatatacaataaacacTAACTGGTAAATTGGCATTAGTGGATATATGCTGAAATGATTTGCTTATCATCTCTGGTGTGGAGCTGTGTGAATCTCCAGAAATAATATGGATCCTTCATCCACATACCTTATGAGGTCTAAACTGTacatgaaaatgattaaaatatatatagtaGTAGAGCAGTGACTAGGGGTTATGATACTCACCTAAAACCTTCTCTTCAGTTCCATtttctcctctcactctctctgcccGCAGCTCTGAAATAGTCACTACCAATCAGTATCACTAAAACCAAATAGCATAGAGGtggaaagtacatttatttatgtactgtacttcTGTACAATTTTGAGGGAATTCTAATTGACTAATTACTAATTTTCAGAGGTTAATAGCTTTcgtttcctttcggctgttccctttcaggggtcgccccAGCGAATCAtcgtctccatctaaccctgtcctctgcgtcctcttcactcacaccaactaacttcacgtcctccctcactacatccataaatctcctctttggtcttcctctagacctcctgcctggcagctccaacctcagcatccttctaccgaaatattcacagtctctcctctgaacatgtccaaaccacctcaatctggcctctctgactttatcttcaacacatctaacatgagctgtccctctgatgtacctgatcctgtccatcctcgtcactcccacaGAGAACCTCagcatcttaagctctgctacctacAGCTCTGCCCCTTGTCTCTTCTtaagtgccactgtctctaaaccctAAAACATGGCTGGTCTCACCattgtcttgaacacctttcctttcattttcgctgatatcacacatcacacatgacacttttcttcacccattccaacctgcttgcactcacctcttcacctggACTTGTACTACAGTATACCGTTTTTAATAGAAGCCCAGTGTGCAGGGTGTCCAAATTTGTGGTCGGTTACCTTAACTTCATTTTAGGTTTTCAAAAGCTTAAAGGAGATCTAATAAACTACTCTtgccatatttttttattttgtttctgtgaatcACTTTGACACAAAGTAGCACATCCCTGCTTACCTTTGAGTATGGGGTAGGCAAGGGCGCAGAAACAACCAATGGCGGCCACAACTGCGGCGGAAAGCAGAACCGACAACACGACCACTGACCACGGTTTCGGGCCGCTCCGATGGATATGCTGTCGTCCAGCACCACCATCTGGCCCTTCTGTAAACACGATACTCTCACGGAGTTTTAACGCAGGGCTTTCTGAATGTTCCATTATCGTCTGAATAACATGAGCAATCctaaatgttatgttaaatgGTCTAAGTATTGGTTCTTAGTATTCTTACAGTTTGAAATTCAGTTCACGGAACAAGCCACAACTAGTGTATTTACAGAGCTATTTATTCGCCCGGCCGCATTTCAAAAACTGCTTAACAAAAACTGTAGTTGAATCAGGAACTCGTTCGCACTTCCGCACACAAAATTGTCCCTCTGGCTGTTCCGTCAGTGtagtttttctctctctgcaagCTTGTGTCTGACACTATGTTCCTATTATCTATAATGTTACTTATAGATAATTATAATCATGAAGTATGACAAATTATCTTTTAATTGGCTACTTGATTTCTCCTGGATTTACTGTTTTGAAATATAACGCTAGCTTTATTTGACTCATTGACTCATTGGTTAAAATAAATTGGTTAAATTGTTCActggtaaaacaaacaaataaacaaaaaacaaaacaaaaacaaaaaacagtagttCTCCTTATCTGTGccagtttctttttaattccCCATTTTGTTTAGGGTGTAAATTGATGTGCAAAAGTGTTTTTCCCTACACCTGGGTTGCTCCTTGGATATACTCTATATGCATTACTTCGTATATAAAGCTCAAAGTTATATCAACTGTAACTAGCAATTCGTAGTAGCCATGTCCCTACACTTCCTTCACATTGTTCTTGCATTTACAGACCAGGAGAGGCCGCACAGATGTTATGGGGTTTTATTTAAACGTGTCTCGTTCCAAACAGACATGCACACGtttattctgaaaataataaacCGGAAGAGGCGTTGACGCGGTTCACTGCTGTCAACAAAACTGACAAGTCACAGGATGAGTACAGACGCCACAAAGCCCGTCGAGTGATTGTTAAGCAACGATAGAATTAcggtaaataaatgttttactctGGCGCTGTTTTGTGAAGCTAAATCATCAGCTGAGAAATACAATGACTGTATGGTCAGGATGTGCTCTTTTGCTTTTGACATTAGCGTTAGTCGTGTATCATACTGGTAATTGGTAATGTTAACGTAGAATTATATGGTTTAGCTAACGTTAGTTACCCTAAGTCTTATATCTGTCTATCTGCGTAGCTGGTAATCAATTCCCATTAGCATAAAAACACTTGGTAAAAAATGTGTATACGTTTGCAAGCACACTATTAAAAGATCCATACCAGGTCCCCATGTGCTTTAGTTAGCTTTTTTTGTCAGCTAACGTTAGCGTTAAGTTAGCTAAGTTGGTCTGTTTAGGCGTAACATCAATGATTTAATAGCCAGCGTTAAAGTTATCTTTAGCTGACTTTATAGGTAAAAGCAAATACACACGGTTACATGACTGCTCACTTGTTGCTTTTACCTTCATCAAAAGCTACTTTGTAAGGTTACTGTAGCTCCTATGCCCCCTGTATTGGGAAGGTAATTGGCCAATCTCCACGTAAATATCTGTCATTGCGTTCGTGTCATTTTGCATATATGATCAAATGAGTTTATCCAATCTTTTTAATCAAAAGGTTCCacgtaaaaaatataaacatacttTAAATCCTGACATATgtactgtgaataaaatctgACAATGCACGGTATAACATTTCAATACCCTGAATTCCACTAATGTAACACATTGTTTATTAGACCACTTTACGTTAGATCTAAATAGAATACAAATTAGTAACGAACTGTGAGATATTAACGCGCTCAAACCGCTCAATAGACATAAAATGCGGAACCGGCAATCTTCGTCGTCAGAACTGTCGACTGTCAGCAGCTCTTGATAACCATAAAGGACAATCTGACAAACTCTATTCATCAGACTGACTGACAGCGCAGCAGGACAAAATAGCTTTCAATTgggctttttaaaaaggattGACTTTCAACCCTCGGTATAAGCGGTCTAAAATGGCCAcagtggccaaaaaaaaaagtctataaattgtaaaaatgcaTGCCACAGCAATAATAGTGGTGATTCCATTAACGTTATGAAGTTTTTATATCTGCCAGCAAAATTCTCCAAACAGCAAAGGAGATATAGTGTGTGGCTGTAGTGAGTGGTTCCACATTGTTCTGATGAATTTAATCATTGGCCAACAGATTACATATGACCATGCGCCAATCATAAACTTATCAtcatgtgtgtttataaaaCATAAGCATGCTTGGGAAATGTCAAATGAATACCAACCAGTGGCATCCTACTTATTGAAGCAGCAATGTCATACAGACATGTACTAAAGGGAAGCACAGATCAGTGTTGATAACAGCAATTCATGTCTTATGCATGTTTTATCTATTCCTGTGGTAACAGGAACAGTTTTATTATGTGAATTTTTACTCTTTCGTGGGAACCAATTCACAACCCCCCTGGAGGAATCTTTGACTaagctgcttttctctgatgCTGCTGAGCAGTGCTGTGAGAGGGAGGATGAGTGTGAGGAAATGAAGGAGCCAGTTGTTACTGCAGGATCCTTTAGTACAGTGCTCATGTGTACACACAGTggctatatatgtgtgttttcagggCTGTATTACAACACAACCCTAAACACTAacacctgcagagaggtgtTAAGGCTGGGTGGGGCTAAGCAGAATTCCTGGTATGGCATTATTTCATGCTGTAAATCTTTAAGGAAGCAAATATGCTGTTCTGCTGCCTGACTGATTAGCTCACTGAGTGCTTTGTTGTccacacacaaatgttaaatTCAGGGGTATGGTGACGCATCGAATCAATTATGTAAATGCGTCTACTAATGTAACCTGCATTGACACTTTGTAACTAAGAAGTAAGATGGCTGTATCTGGAATGTTGTGCGTACTGCGTGCACCCAGTGAGTCTGCTGCCCCATATACACAGTGAAATAGGCAGAACTCCCATTTACTGAGTGCATGCAAACTATACATCCCTGAAACCATTATTTCCTTGGCTACAATGTTGTTGTGTCATCTTAGGGATTGCACACCATTAGTTGGCTGTAACAGCCGAGAAATGTTCAACCACCAAGTAAAGTTGTGCATTACTATTGGGGGCTTTAATGGGTTTACAGGCTCACTGAAGGCCCAATCATTGTCGTAGTTGCTTAGATGTGGGCTTGTTTTGATCCAGAGTGCTGGTCGGTTTCAAAATGGTGGTCACCGCAGTGTTTACTTTTCATATGCAGCCAAAACAACCggggaaataaagaaaagtgtgtTCTGCAATGACTGAACAATGAAGAATGATGATTTAAAGACTTTTCTTTTGAATAAGATGGTTATTAGACTAAAAGCTTGTGAGAATGGTGTAAAGCACTTGAGGATTCAATGGATTCAATTCAAGTCAAGCGGTTTTGTATGTCTAAGATTGTTGATACAGTTTTGCTAGGCAAAATGGCAACATAATTTTCAATGCTATGAGAGGGGTGTTTTATGAGCTCAGTTATAATAACCTGCAATACGATCTTGGCGATCCCTTCCCAGACAGTTTAAAAGCAGTTCCAATGAGTGACCTCAACAGTCTTTGGTGTTTACAACAAAGTTGTTCAAGGGTTGTTTGCATCACCTCCTGCAAGGGCAAATCCAGGTGCCACTGAGTAGCACCTTTGGAATAACGATGACCTGGATGCCTGACGGTCTCCAGGGACAAGGTTATGACTGGCTAGGTGTTACATGTGTACTGAGGAAAACTGAacttttattaagttattatttAGGCCACTGCTGATCTACTCCTTACCAGCTGTGATGTGCTTTTgttatttagatgttttttcGGTTTGGGTGGTCACACAGTTTGGATTTTCAATCGCATGATAAAAGGTGGTTGTGTGTAAAACCCTGTTTCTATTTTAAGCTGGTTTCAGATGTGAATGTCCGTGATGTCTTTCTAGCATCCACTGACTGCTTCAtgacctttgtttttttcccagtgGATGCTGTACATGATTTAGGTCAGATTTTCACAGATAACATAACCCCTCTACCctcatcttttcatcttttatttaccGATCCCCTCATCCTGATAATGACATTAACACAAGCCCACTGGTCATCCAGACTTGCCTTACAGTGAATGGAATGgaataaaatgtctttcacGTGTGATGCTGGTTCTTACTTGTTTCATTAATTAACATTATCTGTAGATCTTATTCAAGTGTTCAGATGAGCTCATAGTTAGCTGGTGtccatatatatgtgtgtgtgtgtccttcagCCTTCTGTTGTGATGGACAGTGGCTGACTAGCTGCATAAGCACAAGAGTTGAGTTTAGGAACACGATGCAAGAAAAGAGGAACCCTTTACGGCCCACATCATCCACATTACAAGTGTTCTCCACTGTATTAAAAGCTGTTTATTTGCATCTCTCGCTCTCTGACTCACACCCCCTCCCTCCCTACCCCTAAGGTTGGAGCAATAGGCTGACTGTGCCTGTTGGTTAGtagcaatatttatttaaagcaacatGCTGTCAACCAGCATAAAATCACATAGTAGAGGGAGAACAGAagctgtgtggtgtgtgtgtctgtgtgtgtgtgtgagagagagagaataagaaaGCAGGATAAAGAAGTGGGGGTTGGGAGATAAAAGCGGAAGTTTGATTGTAgaaaatgcagagagagagtaattgtgagaagaggaagagatgtGGTCATGGTCAAAAAACAGTTACATTCTTCTGCTGTTTCAGGCTCCCTGAGGTCTACAGTTTGTCTGTAAACACAAATGAGCAGGCTGATTTATCGTCCCCAACACTATTGATAATATTAATGAAATCTGGAAAAAGCTCTATGTAAAGATATTGGTGTACAGGGCAAGTCAGAATTTTATTGACATatacatcattttttaaattgtttttctgacGATGTTTGGTTTTGTTCAGGAAATAATTGGCTGCTATAGTGCTTGTTCTAA of Channa argus isolate prfri chromosome 23, Channa argus male v1.0, whole genome shotgun sequence contains these proteins:
- the arl6ip6 gene encoding ADP-ribosylation factor-like protein 6-interacting protein 6 — translated: MEHSESPALKLRESIVFTEGPDGGAGRQHIHRSGPKPWSVVVLSVLLSAAVVAAIGCFCALAYPILKELRAERVRGENGTEEKVLGFWSITVLSLLVGSTSFIVSWTLTYFDSYQRGMVFPKPLALAHFRDVSGEGLHVGYGVALLNGIMAMLTVIWSLN